A DNA window from Arachis duranensis cultivar V14167 chromosome 3, aradu.V14167.gnm2.J7QH, whole genome shotgun sequence contains the following coding sequences:
- the LOC107477728 gene encoding uncharacterized protein LOC107477728 has protein sequence MGSNKAPSWSDQWGSGGFGSDDYGDDHHNEKMDKSGSSKKMADAKAVASAGMDKAKTAALVGADKAKAAAVVSAMKVKSGTSAGLKWVKNQYQKRTSK, from the coding sequence ATGGGGAGCAACAAGGCACCAAGTTGGTCTGACCAATGGGGAAGTGGTGGATTTGGGAGTGATGACTATGGTGATGATCACCATAATGAGAAGATGGACAAGAGTGGGAGCAGCAAGAAGATGGCGGATGCCAAGGCGGTAGCGTCGGCCGGGATGGACAAGGCCAAGACAGCCGCGTTGGTCGGAGCTGACAAGGCCAAGGCGGCTGCCGTGGTGAGTGCCATGAAGGTGAAGAGTGGCACCTCTGCTGGCCTCAAGTGGGTCAAGAACCAGTACCAGAAGAGGACTTCCAAGTGA